The segment GGCGAAGCTCGGCAGCGAGAAGCGCGTGGCCGGGACGAACGCCGGGAACACGTCGCGGGCGGTCGCGACGGCGGCGTCGCTGGCGAGGACGCCGCCGATAGCGGGGCCGAAGATGAACCCCAGTGCGAACGACGCGCCGAGGATTCCGAGGGCGGCGGCGCGCTCCGTCGGGGGGGTGATGTCGGCCACGTAGGCCTGCGCGGTGGCGATGTTGCCACCCATCGCGCCGGCGAGCATCCGGGCGACGAACAGCACCCAGAGCGCGCCGGCGAGCCCGAAGACGGTCCAGGCGACGACGCTCCCGAACAGCGAGAGCACGAGGACGGGGCGGCGGCCCCGGGCGTCGGAGAGACGACCGAGCAGGGGTGCGAACACGAACTGCATCACCGAGTACGAGGCGGCGAGCAGGCCGATGTAGAAGTCGCTGACGGCGAAGCTCCGGACGTAGAACGGCAGGATGGGGATGACGATACCGAAGCCGACCAGGTCGAGGAAGACGACGAGGACGACCGCGAACATCGCGCGGCGTCGCGGGACCGACTGCGGCGTCGGCTGGGCGTGGGTGGCCGTCATCGGGGCTCACCCGGGGCCGCGCGCTGGCGACCGGACCGCCGCACGTGCCGGGTCACTCGTACCGGAGCGCGTCGATGGGGTCGGTTCTGGCCCCGCGCCAGGCCGGGTAGAGTCCGGCCGCGACGCCGACGAGGATGCCGACGGCGATGGCGATGCCGAACCACTCGATGGGGTACGTGAGCGGGATGTCGATGTACTGGGCACCGGCCCAGCCCGCCGCGAGCCCGAGCAGTGTCCCCAGAATCGAGCCGATGATGCCGACGATGACCGCCTCGGTGACGAACAGCGTCAGGATGTCCCGTTTCTGCGCGCCGACGGCCTTCATGATGCCGATCTCGCGGGTCCGCTCGGTGACGGAGACGAGCATGATGTTGGCGATGCCGATGCTCCCGACGACGAGGCTGAGCGCGGCGATGCCGACGACGAACGCCTGCAGCTGGTCGAGGACGGCCTGCAGCTGCCCGAGCAGTTCGACGCTGGTCTGGAGCTGGTAGGTGAGCTCGTCGCCGGCCTGCGCCTCGGCGTCGGACTCGGTCTCCAGGTAGGTCCGGGTGGACTCCTTCGCGCGGTCGACCGCATCGAGGCCCTCCGCTTCGACGACGATGGCGGCGAACCGGGGCGTCTCCTGTGCGCCCGAGACGAACTCGGTGTAGTACGGGTCGAGCGGGAGGTACACCCGCGGGCCGGGGCCGAAGCCCTCGAACGGCGAGCGCGACTCCGAGTCCGCGGTGATGCCGACGACGGTGGCGTTCACCTGCCGGCCGCCGAAGGTGGTGACGGTGATGGTGTCCCCGACGGTGACGTTCCGCTCGAAGGCGTTCGCCATCGCCGGGTTGAGGACGGCCTCGCGCTCGCCCATGCGGAACTGGCGACCCTCGGCTATCTCGTCGGCGTCGACGTACGGTGGCCCGGTCGCGACCACCGCGTCCTGTCTGGGGATGCGTTCACCCCCGAAGTCGACGCTCTGTGACGGGATCGGCGTGTAGCCGTAGGCCGCCCTGACGCCGGGCTGGGTGGAGAGGTTCTCCACGTCGGCCTGCGTGAACACCGGCTGTGCGCCGGCGAGCGGGCCCTGGTTCGAGGACTCCTCGGGGGCGGCCCAGCCGTAGATGTTCTGTCTGTCGTCCGGGCTGATGTCGCCGATGATGCCCGCCTGCAGGCTCGCACCGAGCGTGACGAACGTGATGACGGCGGCGACGCCGATGACCACGCCCAGCGTCGTCAGCGTCGAGCGGAGCTTGTGGCTGCGGATGGCCCGCCAGGACATCCGGAGGTTCGTCAGCGGTTTCACGACTCCACCTCCGCGTCGCGACCCCCCACGTCGCGACCGACCGAGTCGAGCTCCTCGATTCGCTCGATCTCCCCGTCGAGCAGGTGGACGATGCGCTCGGCGTGCTCCGCGATGTGTCGCTCGTGGGTGACCATGACGACGGTGTTGCCCTCGGCGTGCAGCTCCGCGAACAGGTCCATGATGTTCTCGCCCGTCTCCGTGTCGAGGTTGCCCGTCGGCTCGTCGGCGAGGATGAGCGCCGGGTCGTTCACCAGCGCCCGGGCGATGGCGACGCGCTGGCGCTGTCCGCCCGAGAGCTCGTTCGGGACGTGGCCGAGCCGGTCACCGAGCCCGACACGCTCCAGCAGCTCCGTCGCTCGCTCTCGTCGCTCGTCCGGGGCCACGCCGCGGAACACGAGCGGGAGTGCGACGTTCTCGACGGCGGTGAGCCGCGGCATGAGGTTGAACGTCTGGAAGACGAAGCCGACCTCCTCCCCGCGGATACGGGTTCGCTCGCGGTCCGACATCGCGGTGACCTCCTGCCCGTCGAGGTACACGGTCCCCTCCGTCGGCGTATCGAGGCAGCCGATGACGTTCATCAGCGTCGACTTGCCGGAGCCGCTCGGCCCCATGACGGCGACGTAGGAGCCACGGGGGATCTCCAGATCGACACCGTCCAGCGCGTGGACGGGCTCGCCGACCATGTACGTCTTCCTGACCGCCTCCAGCGAGACGGCCGCACTATCCCCTGTAGAACCCATACGCATCTGAAGGGTCGTCGTGAATAAAAAGGTGCGTGGCAACGAATGCGGCCGTGTGAAACCCTCGAACGGGGCGCTCCGTGGCCCTCCGTTCAGTCCCGGGCTTCCAGCGGAACTGGTTCTCGACTGGTACGTTCCCGGTCGCCATCGCGGCCGGAGCCCCCGCGGTACCGCACACGGGAACGCATTAGGACCAGCCCGACGCACGTACGGACATGAAGAACACGGGCGGCAGTTCCGAGGCGAAGCGACGCGCGGGCGAGCACGCCGCGGACCTCGTCGAGGACGGCGAGGTCGTGGGGCTCGGCACCGGCTCGACGACGGCCCACGCCATCCGCGCGCTGGGGCGGGCGGTCGACGCAGGCCTGGACGTGCAGGCCATCCCGACCTCGTTCCAGTCCCGCCAGCTGGCGCTCGACGCGGAGATCCCGCTGACGAGCCTCGACGCGGTCGACGGCGTCGACCTCGCCATCGACGGCGCGGATCAGGTGGCAGCGCGCGACGACGGCGGCTTCGACCTCGTCAAGGGCGGCGGCGCGGCCCACGCTCGCGAGAAGGTCGTCGACGCCGCGGCGGACCGGTTCGTCGTGGTCGCCGACCCCTCGAAGCTGGTCGACCCGCTCGACTACCCCGTGCCGGTGGAGGTGCTGCCCGACGCCCGGCCGACCGTCGCCGAGGCGGTGCGCGAACTCGGCGGCGAGCCGTCCCTCCGGACGGCGAGGCGCAAGGACGGCCCCGTCGTCACCGAGAACGGGAACCTCGTGCTCGACTGCGACTTCGGCCCCATCGACGACCCGGCGACGCTCGCGACCGGGCTCTCCGCGCTCCCGGGCGTCCTCGAGCAGGGACTGTTCGTCGGACTCGCCGACGAGGTCCACATCGGCCACGCGGACGACGTCGACGTGCTAGGTCGCTGAGGACGACGCCGTCGCTGGGCACCGTGGACATCGGCCCGAGTGGCACGGCTGTCGCTCGGGACGGTGGATTCCCACCCGGGCGACACGGGCGTCGCTACCGGGTGCAGAAACGATTAG is part of the Haloarchaeobius litoreus genome and harbors:
- the rpiA gene encoding ribose-5-phosphate isomerase RpiA — protein: MKNTGGSSEAKRRAGEHAADLVEDGEVVGLGTGSTTAHAIRALGRAVDAGLDVQAIPTSFQSRQLALDAEIPLTSLDAVDGVDLAIDGADQVAARDDGGFDLVKGGGAAHAREKVVDAAADRFVVVADPSKLVDPLDYPVPVEVLPDARPTVAEAVRELGGEPSLRTARRKDGPVVTENGNLVLDCDFGPIDDPATLATGLSALPGVLEQGLFVGLADEVHIGHADDVDVLGR
- a CDS encoding ABC transporter permease, encoding MKPLTNLRMSWRAIRSHKLRSTLTTLGVVIGVAAVITFVTLGASLQAGIIGDISPDDRQNIYGWAAPEESSNQGPLAGAQPVFTQADVENLSTQPGVRAAYGYTPIPSQSVDFGGERIPRQDAVVATGPPYVDADEIAEGRQFRMGEREAVLNPAMANAFERNVTVGDTITVTTFGGRQVNATVVGITADSESRSPFEGFGPGPRVYLPLDPYYTEFVSGAQETPRFAAIVVEAEGLDAVDRAKESTRTYLETESDAEAQAGDELTYQLQTSVELLGQLQAVLDQLQAFVVGIAALSLVVGSIGIANIMLVSVTERTREIGIMKAVGAQKRDILTLFVTEAVIVGIIGSILGTLLGLAAGWAGAQYIDIPLTYPIEWFGIAIAVGILVGVAAGLYPAWRGARTDPIDALRYE
- a CDS encoding ABC transporter ATP-binding protein is translated as MGSTGDSAAVSLEAVRKTYMVGEPVHALDGVDLEIPRGSYVAVMGPSGSGKSTLMNVIGCLDTPTEGTVYLDGQEVTAMSDRERTRIRGEEVGFVFQTFNLMPRLTAVENVALPLVFRGVAPDERRERATELLERVGLGDRLGHVPNELSGGQRQRVAIARALVNDPALILADEPTGNLDTETGENIMDLFAELHAEGNTVVMVTHERHIAEHAERIVHLLDGEIERIEELDSVGRDVGGRDAEVES